One genomic region from Polynucleobacter sp. MWH-P3-07-1 encodes:
- a CDS encoding L-threonylcarbamoyladenylate synthase, which produces MPNNIPSLQSSVVISEAAQTLREGGLVAFPTETVYGLGADAKNPEAVKKIFATKGRPSNHPLIVHVAAPDRFDQNEMDWSAVLSPWARDLSEQALVLVNAFWPGPLTLVFKKDKSVLTEVTGGQDTVAIRAPAHPVAQTLLRKFKGGIVAPSANRFGKISPTNAADVRSEFENTLDLMILDGGDCEVGIESTILDLSSEGSPVLLRPGAITPSEILAKTGIQVVRPGEQNNLEHQNLPRVSGSLRAHYAPNTPLRMYSSGQVLDALTEFPDIKSRVAVAVWDSESSLGLEDHPSIDVEEILISSNPRHFANRLYRTLRDLDEQGWDLILIPQPPPGEEWDGVRDRLQRACFGSGPSSSSQDNS; this is translated from the coding sequence ATGCCTAACAATATTCCCTCACTTCAATCTTCAGTGGTGATTAGTGAAGCAGCACAAACTCTCCGAGAGGGAGGGTTAGTCGCCTTCCCGACTGAGACTGTCTATGGCTTGGGTGCCGATGCCAAAAACCCTGAGGCGGTAAAGAAAATCTTTGCTACCAAAGGGCGACCATCAAACCACCCTTTGATTGTTCATGTGGCTGCACCAGATCGGTTTGATCAAAACGAAATGGATTGGAGTGCGGTACTAAGCCCATGGGCACGTGATTTATCGGAACAAGCGCTGGTTTTAGTTAATGCCTTTTGGCCAGGCCCCCTGACTTTGGTTTTTAAGAAAGATAAAAGTGTTTTGACCGAAGTTACGGGAGGTCAAGATACCGTCGCAATTCGGGCGCCTGCACATCCTGTTGCACAAACTTTATTAAGAAAATTTAAGGGCGGTATTGTTGCTCCCTCGGCAAACCGTTTCGGAAAAATTTCGCCAACAAATGCAGCTGATGTGCGAAGTGAGTTTGAAAACACTCTGGATTTGATGATTTTGGATGGAGGGGATTGCGAAGTCGGAATTGAATCCACTATTTTAGATTTGTCCTCCGAAGGCTCCCCTGTGCTCTTGAGGCCCGGCGCCATTACGCCCTCCGAAATTCTCGCAAAGACAGGTATTCAGGTTGTCAGACCAGGCGAGCAAAATAATCTCGAGCACCAAAATTTACCGAGGGTATCGGGTAGCTTACGAGCTCACTACGCTCCCAACACTCCCTTAAGAATGTATTCCTCAGGACAGGTGCTTGATGCGCTCACAGAATTCCCAGATATCAAGTCTCGAGTTGCGGTTGCTGTTTGGGATTCAGAATCATCTTTAGGTTTAGAAGATCACCCCTCGATTGATGTAGAAGAGATACTGATTTCAAGCAATCCACGCCATTTTGCAAATCGTTTGTATAGAACGTTGCGGGACTTAGATGAGCAGGGTTGGGATTTGATTCTGATACCGCAGCCACCCCCAGGCGAGGAGTGGGATGGGGTTAGAGACCGGCTTCAGCGTGCTTGCTTTGGCTCAGGACCATCCTCTAGTAGCCAAGACAACAGCTGA
- the dacB gene encoding D-alanyl-D-alanine carboxypeptidase/D-alanyl-D-alanine-endopeptidase encodes MSLLKPLKILTLLLVCQLAHAAPEQILHSLPKAVLSSLEKNQISPEAMGVSVMEILKTGSGKSEARAVLDWNASKPMNPASTMKLLTTLTSLEVLGPGYRWRTNLYTDGLIRQGVLKGNLYLQGSGDPKLIPEELAKMMQALQNLGIQKIDGNLVFDRSAYAKEVMEQQSIDGEESRAYNVSPDPLLYSFRTLSFTLSKSRTADFIDVSYTPTLSQLTINNQLRLVNQSCDNWKKGIAFDLIGNNKQNIGEKILTANFNGYFPAACTNAAYNVVAIDANTFLTKGFSAAWEQSGGTWAQAPDGQDGTVPVSARPLLQFEGIKLADDVQDINKFSNNVMARQVLLTLALEKVGKPASVENGDLVIRSWLKKMNLQFPELVIENGAGLSRNEAITPEHMNQLLVLARSLPTGDIFYNSLPIAGVDGTMRNRLLVQLRKFLHLQKKPEARIKTGSLSDVRSISGYVVSKSGKIYAVTSFINDPNANRGIEAQDQLLSWLLEDGPEPKQAR; translated from the coding sequence ATGTCTTTACTTAAGCCACTAAAAATACTGACTTTATTGCTGGTGTGTCAGCTTGCTCATGCTGCACCAGAACAAATACTCCATTCGCTACCGAAGGCTGTTTTATCTAGCCTAGAAAAGAATCAAATTTCCCCTGAAGCCATGGGGGTTTCAGTTATGGAGATTCTTAAGACGGGGTCAGGAAAATCTGAAGCGAGAGCAGTCTTAGACTGGAATGCCAGTAAGCCCATGAATCCAGCTTCAACCATGAAGCTCTTAACTACACTTACTAGCTTAGAAGTGTTAGGTCCAGGCTATCGTTGGCGCACTAATTTATATACTGATGGCCTCATTCGACAGGGTGTCCTCAAGGGAAATCTTTACCTCCAAGGGAGCGGAGACCCAAAACTCATTCCTGAAGAATTAGCCAAGATGATGCAAGCATTACAGAATCTTGGCATCCAAAAAATTGATGGCAACCTCGTCTTTGATAGAAGCGCTTATGCTAAAGAGGTCATGGAGCAGCAATCTATTGATGGGGAAGAATCTCGCGCCTATAACGTTTCCCCCGACCCTCTGCTTTACTCATTTCGAACCCTATCTTTCACCTTGAGTAAATCGCGTACGGCAGATTTCATTGATGTTAGCTATACGCCCACCCTATCTCAATTGACCATCAATAATCAACTAAGACTAGTGAATCAATCTTGCGATAACTGGAAAAAAGGAATTGCTTTTGACTTGATTGGCAACAATAAGCAGAACATTGGAGAAAAGATACTTACAGCAAACTTTAACGGCTATTTCCCCGCTGCCTGTACTAATGCTGCTTATAACGTGGTTGCAATCGATGCCAACACTTTTTTAACCAAAGGCTTCTCTGCAGCTTGGGAGCAATCTGGCGGGACTTGGGCGCAAGCACCTGATGGCCAAGACGGGACGGTACCAGTCTCCGCCAGACCGCTACTGCAATTTGAAGGAATTAAGCTTGCAGATGATGTTCAGGACATCAATAAGTTTTCCAATAACGTCATGGCTAGACAAGTCTTACTGACACTGGCTTTAGAGAAAGTGGGTAAACCCGCGAGTGTCGAGAACGGTGATTTAGTCATTCGGAGCTGGCTAAAAAAGATGAATCTACAGTTTCCGGAGCTTGTCATTGAAAACGGGGCTGGTTTATCTAGAAATGAAGCCATCACTCCAGAACATATGAATCAGCTATTAGTGCTTGCTCGAAGCCTTCCAACAGGAGATATTTTTTATAACAGCCTACCGATTGCTGGAGTAGATGGCACGATGAGAAATCGTTTGTTAGTTCAATTGCGTAAATTTCTTCATCTACAGAAAAAACCGGAAGCTCGAATTAAGACAGGGTCACTCTCTGATGTACGCTCGATATCAGGATATGTTGTGAGCAAGTCTGGAAAAATATACGCCGTCACTTCGTTTATTAATGATCCAAATGCCAATAGGGGCATTGAGGCGCAAGATCAGCTGTTGTCTTGGCTACTAGAGGATGGTCCTGAGCCAAAGCAAGCACGCTGA
- a CDS encoding response regulator transcription factor yields MRKQVMLVDDHPAMLMALKSMLQDQLLFEVVGQAQNGEECLRSIKEMNPNLIILDLDMPKTDGFDVIRRIGLMYPEVRILVLSSLDESVYGGRVRSLGAHGFVNKTAGADIILSACLAISQGYNFFAHGRNGNSSLTDNDKLALISDRELQVMKYLGKGNTNQQISDMLHISNKTVATYKTRVFDKLGINNIADLILFCRNNHIIES; encoded by the coding sequence ATGAGAAAACAAGTGATGTTAGTAGATGACCATCCCGCTATGCTGATGGCCCTGAAAAGCATGCTGCAAGACCAATTACTTTTTGAAGTGGTTGGTCAGGCTCAAAATGGGGAGGAATGCTTACGCTCGATCAAGGAGATGAATCCCAATTTGATCATTCTCGATTTAGATATGCCCAAGACTGATGGTTTTGATGTCATTAGACGTATCGGTTTAATGTATCCAGAGGTCCGTATTCTGGTGCTCTCAAGCCTGGATGAGTCGGTTTACGGAGGCCGAGTCCGCTCTTTGGGTGCACACGGCTTTGTCAATAAGACCGCTGGAGCTGACATCATTCTTTCAGCCTGTCTCGCTATTTCTCAAGGCTATAACTTCTTTGCGCATGGTCGAAATGGCAATAGCTCTTTGACAGATAACGATAAGTTGGCACTGATTTCTGATCGCGAATTACAAGTCATGAAGTACCTCGGCAAAGGCAATACCAATCAGCAAATTTCTGACATGCTGCATATCAGCAATAAAACTGTGGCGACCTATAAGACGCGGGTCTTTGATAAGTTAGGCATTAATAATATTGCCGACTTAATTTTATTCTGTCGTAACAATCACATTATCGAAAGTTAA
- a CDS encoding ATP-binding protein yields MSLSSEEQKWVDAHPIVRFSIHEKYRPYLSSASDKEGKGIFRALLDRLSEHTQQEFHPIWRHSDAEIFHQLTSGQIHFVIDPPHLDHKPGPALLLSDPVFWGQDVLVGYKGANLDQPKGDSRVLYFDRGYSNFQNPDLIPITASTNLESLSASLVTREVEALVMPARLAAQLLKKWNPSEIDILGHYGHQPFPYRLLMAEKHAPLDRIIQRFLNDLDPLESANDFGLPKLASIATTKESSHAQWLLTLILLLIGGAFIWDLQKKRAAQDLLGQTLLKAKNIAEQANAAKSSFLATMSHEIRTPMNAILGIQELLLNNPSIPPNEKTLLKSAHSSAQSLLGILNQVLDLSKIEAGKLSLNPVSYDLKALIDDIHASFSPIAKKGGLILHTTVDKRLAEVLMVDGLRFRQILQNLISNAIKFTKQGEIYFSVSVLADDHAGQLLEFRVIDTGIGMRSDEIELALQEFEQLSAAGQVNQNSVIQGSGLGLAITKRLLESMDSHLYFDSAPGFGTNVHFSVALSRTGDAAVSHSSHAAARSYVTESIAGRQKIRGQNIATLVVEDHAASRQILSLQLEALGFKVLVCESGAKALDLIDEHHFDLLLTDQSVPGMQGSELSKKIRSSGNTDLIIIGITADIYALESRSKFMSAGMNSVLIKPLSLKTLEQELRQYFHFSEEPTDDLGSEYSFDNFGPLFQNDPNKILLVLDEIQKVHDESLMELRNSYSKGKLSQSDFDQLLHKIKGGAALLNAKQFIADCTILELDTHLESRISSLIDLLEEQNLLIERYKNRLATAPKNECFNGIQITPRI; encoded by the coding sequence TTGTCTTTATCTTCGGAAGAGCAAAAGTGGGTCGATGCACACCCCATCGTACGATTTAGTATTCATGAGAAATATCGGCCTTACCTTAGCTCTGCTTCAGACAAAGAGGGCAAAGGAATATTTAGGGCCTTGCTGGATCGCTTAAGCGAGCACACCCAACAAGAATTTCATCCGATTTGGCGACATTCTGATGCCGAGATATTTCATCAACTCACTTCCGGCCAAATCCACTTTGTGATTGACCCTCCTCACTTAGATCACAAACCAGGTCCAGCCTTACTACTATCTGATCCCGTGTTTTGGGGGCAAGATGTACTAGTGGGCTATAAAGGTGCTAACTTAGATCAGCCAAAGGGCGATAGTAGAGTGCTCTATTTTGATCGTGGCTATTCCAATTTTCAGAATCCAGATTTAATCCCCATTACCGCTAGCACTAACCTGGAGAGCTTAAGTGCCTCCCTAGTTACAAGAGAGGTTGAGGCTCTAGTGATGCCTGCCAGACTAGCCGCTCAACTCCTCAAGAAGTGGAATCCTTCTGAGATCGACATCCTTGGGCATTATGGTCATCAACCTTTTCCCTATCGACTACTGATGGCAGAAAAACATGCGCCATTAGATCGGATCATTCAGCGCTTTTTAAACGATCTAGACCCACTTGAATCAGCAAATGACTTTGGCTTGCCGAAACTTGCATCAATCGCGACAACTAAAGAGTCTAGTCATGCCCAATGGCTCTTGACATTGATTTTGCTATTAATCGGAGGGGCTTTTATTTGGGATCTTCAAAAGAAGCGGGCAGCACAAGATTTACTTGGCCAAACGCTATTGAAAGCGAAAAATATAGCTGAACAGGCCAATGCTGCAAAGTCCTCTTTCTTGGCAACGATGAGCCATGAAATACGAACTCCAATGAACGCTATTCTGGGCATACAAGAACTGTTACTCAATAATCCGAGCATTCCTCCCAATGAGAAGACCTTACTCAAAAGCGCTCATAGCTCTGCTCAATCTTTACTGGGAATCTTGAATCAAGTTTTAGATCTATCGAAAATTGAAGCAGGAAAGCTAAGCCTTAATCCGGTTTCATATGATCTAAAGGCTTTGATTGACGATATTCACGCTTCTTTTTCGCCGATTGCGAAAAAGGGAGGCTTAATTCTTCACACTACGGTGGATAAAAGACTTGCAGAAGTGCTAATGGTTGATGGCTTACGCTTTAGGCAAATTCTGCAAAATCTCATCAGCAATGCAATCAAATTTACCAAGCAAGGTGAGATCTATTTTTCAGTGAGCGTGCTTGCGGATGATCATGCCGGTCAGCTCCTAGAATTTAGGGTCATTGATACCGGCATCGGAATGCGTTCTGATGAAATTGAATTAGCCCTTCAAGAATTTGAGCAGCTCTCAGCAGCGGGTCAAGTAAATCAGAATAGTGTCATACAGGGCAGTGGACTGGGTTTGGCGATCACCAAACGCTTACTAGAGTCAATGGATAGTCACCTCTACTTTGACAGCGCACCGGGATTCGGAACCAATGTCCATTTTTCAGTTGCCCTTTCGAGAACAGGGGATGCAGCTGTAAGCCACTCGAGCCATGCGGCAGCTCGATCTTATGTCACCGAAAGTATTGCCGGCCGACAAAAAATCAGGGGACAAAATATTGCTACTTTAGTGGTGGAAGATCATGCAGCTAGTCGCCAAATTTTATCCCTCCAACTTGAGGCTCTGGGGTTCAAGGTTTTGGTTTGCGAGTCTGGAGCCAAGGCGCTTGATCTCATTGATGAGCATCATTTTGACTTACTGCTGACAGATCAGTCTGTCCCAGGCATGCAGGGTTCCGAGCTTTCCAAAAAAATCAGATCCTCAGGTAACACCGACCTGATTATCATTGGTATTACTGCCGATATCTATGCTCTAGAATCCCGTAGCAAGTTCATGAGCGCCGGAATGAATAGTGTCTTAATTAAACCGCTAAGCCTCAAGACACTCGAGCAAGAATTGAGGCAATATTTTCATTTCTCTGAAGAACCAACCGATGATCTAGGCAGTGAATATTCATTCGACAATTTTGGTCCACTTTTTCAAAATGATCCAAACAAAATATTGCTTGTACTTGATGAAATTCAAAAGGTTCATGATGAGTCACTAATGGAACTCAGGAACTCATATTCGAAAGGAAAGCTCTCCCAGAGCGACTTTGATCAGTTGCTTCATAAAATCAAAGGTGGCGCCGCCCTTTTAAATGCAAAACAGTTTATTGCGGACTGCACGATCTTAGAGCTAGATACTCATTTAGAAAGCAGAATTTCAAGCTTGATTGACTTATTAGAAGAGCAGAATTTACTGATTGAGAGATACAAGAATAGATTAGCGACAGCTCCCAAAAATGAATGTTTTAATGGAATCCAAATTACGCCTAGAATCTAG
- the purE gene encoding 5-(carboxyamino)imidazole ribonucleotide mutase, giving the protein MSEKLGKKPVVGIVMGSNSDWDTMQHAAQMLDSFGIAHEAKVLSAHRMPDDMFQYAEQARHNGLQAIIAGAGGAAHLPGMLASKTIVPVYGVPVASKYLRGEDSLFSIVQMPKGIPVATFAIGEAGAANAALHVIANLAISDPALAQQLEAFRAKQSETARSMNLPGY; this is encoded by the coding sequence ATGAGTGAGAAGTTGGGCAAAAAACCAGTAGTCGGAATCGTGATGGGCTCCAATTCAGATTGGGACACCATGCAACACGCTGCTCAAATGCTAGATTCATTTGGTATCGCTCACGAAGCCAAAGTCTTATCCGCTCATCGCATGCCTGATGATATGTTTCAGTATGCAGAGCAAGCACGTCATAACGGCCTGCAAGCCATTATTGCTGGTGCCGGCGGCGCTGCTCATTTACCAGGCATGTTGGCTTCAAAGACAATCGTTCCAGTTTATGGTGTTCCGGTGGCTAGTAAGTATCTTCGTGGCGAGGATTCCCTCTTTTCGATTGTGCAAATGCCTAAAGGGATTCCTGTGGCTACTTTTGCTATTGGTGAGGCTGGTGCGGCCAATGCTGCTTTACATGTCATCGCAAACTTAGCAATTTCAGATCCAGCTTTGGCGCAGCAGCTAGAGGCTTTTCGCGCCAAACAATCTGAAACTGCGCGTTCAATGAATCTGCCAGGATATTAA
- the fba gene encoding class II fructose-bisphosphate aldolase (catalyzes the reversible aldol condensation of dihydroxyacetonephosphate and glyceraldehyde 3-phosphate in the Calvin cycle, glycolysis, and/or gluconeogenesis) — protein sequence MSLVSMRQLLDHAAENGYGLPAFNVNNLEQVQAIMEAANEVGSPVIMQASAGARKYAGEAFLRHLISAAVEAYPHIPVVMHQDHGQSPAVCMAAIKSGFTSVMMDGSLEADGKSVASYEYNVNVSKEVVKFSHSIGVTVEAELGVLGSLETMKGDKEDGHGADGMMTREQLLTDVEQAADFVKATQCDALAIAIGTSHGAYKFTKKPTGDILAIERIKEIHTRIPNTHLVMHGSSSVPQELLAEIREFGGDMKETYGVPVEEIQEGIKNGVRKINIDTDIRLAMTGAIRRYLFENPSKFDPRDYLKPAREAAKKVCIARFEAFGSAGQAAKIKPISLEKMAERYRSGELAQIVK from the coding sequence ATGTCTTTAGTTTCAATGCGCCAACTTTTGGATCATGCCGCAGAAAATGGCTACGGTTTACCAGCCTTTAATGTAAACAACCTTGAGCAGGTTCAAGCCATCATGGAAGCTGCCAACGAAGTTGGCTCCCCAGTCATCATGCAAGCCTCAGCAGGAGCCCGAAAATATGCTGGCGAAGCCTTTTTAAGACACCTCATCTCTGCTGCGGTAGAGGCATATCCCCATATTCCAGTTGTGATGCACCAAGACCATGGACAAAGTCCTGCAGTGTGTATGGCTGCCATTAAGAGTGGCTTCACCAGTGTGATGATGGATGGTTCCCTCGAGGCAGACGGCAAGTCCGTTGCCAGCTATGAATACAACGTCAATGTCTCAAAAGAGGTGGTGAAGTTTTCCCACTCCATTGGTGTCACGGTAGAGGCTGAATTGGGCGTCTTAGGCTCTTTGGAGACAATGAAAGGCGATAAAGAAGACGGTCACGGCGCTGACGGAATGATGACGCGTGAGCAGTTGCTTACCGATGTCGAGCAAGCTGCTGATTTTGTGAAAGCCACCCAATGCGATGCTTTGGCAATTGCGATTGGAACCAGTCATGGCGCTTATAAATTTACGAAGAAGCCAACCGGTGACATTTTGGCAATAGAGCGGATTAAAGAAATTCATACTCGTATTCCAAATACGCATTTGGTGATGCATGGTTCATCTAGTGTGCCCCAAGAATTATTAGCTGAGATTCGTGAGTTTGGTGGTGATATGAAAGAAACTTATGGTGTTCCTGTTGAAGAAATTCAAGAAGGTATTAAGAACGGCGTACGTAAAATTAATATTGATACCGATATTCGTTTGGCGATGACTGGTGCAATTCGTCGTTACTTATTTGAAAATCCCAGTAAGTTTGACCCACGTGATTACTTAAAGCCTGCGCGTGAAGCAGCTAAGAAAGTCTGTATTGCTCGCTTCGAAGCCTTTGGCTCAGCTGGACAGGCTGCGAAAATCAAGCCCATTTCGCTAGAGAAAATGGCTGAGCGCTATCGCAGTGGTGAATTAGCCCAAATCGTAAAGTGA
- a CDS encoding phosphoribosylaminoimidazolesuccinocarboxamide synthase yields the protein MPALYSTSIQSLPLLSKGKVRDVYAVGDDKLLMITTDRLSAFDVVMGQPIPEKGIVLNQMANFWFDKLVNVIPNHLTGIDPASVVAPNEVEQVQGRAVVAKRLKPILVEAVVRGYLAGSGWKDYQETGKVCGITLPAGLENAQKLPEPIFTPAAKAEIGEHDENISFEQVIELIGEKLAKQIRDVSIRLYQEASEYAASRGIIIADTKFEFGLDANGDLVLMDEILTADSSRFWPAETYHVGSNPPSYDKQFVRDWLETAQLNGKPWAKSPPAPELPVAVIEQTAQKYREALARLTQAG from the coding sequence ATGCCTGCTCTGTATTCCACTTCTATTCAATCCTTGCCTCTGCTGTCAAAGGGTAAGGTACGTGATGTTTATGCTGTGGGCGATGATAAGTTGCTCATGATTACCACCGATCGCTTATCTGCTTTTGATGTGGTGATGGGTCAGCCTATTCCTGAGAAGGGCATTGTGCTCAATCAAATGGCTAATTTTTGGTTCGATAAATTAGTAAATGTCATTCCAAATCATCTCACCGGTATTGATCCAGCTTCGGTTGTCGCTCCTAATGAAGTAGAACAAGTTCAGGGTCGTGCGGTTGTGGCCAAGCGTCTTAAGCCAATTTTGGTTGAGGCGGTTGTGCGTGGTTATTTGGCAGGAAGTGGTTGGAAGGATTATCAAGAGACAGGCAAGGTTTGCGGTATTACTTTGCCTGCAGGTTTAGAGAATGCGCAGAAGCTGCCTGAACCCATTTTTACCCCTGCTGCAAAAGCCGAAATTGGTGAGCACGATGAAAATATTTCTTTTGAGCAAGTGATTGAACTCATTGGCGAGAAGCTTGCCAAGCAAATCCGCGACGTTAGCATTCGTTTGTATCAAGAGGCCTCTGAATATGCTGCAAGTCGCGGCATCATTATTGCGGATACCAAGTTTGAGTTTGGACTTGATGCAAATGGTGATCTAGTCTTGATGGATGAAATCCTGACAGCTGATTCTTCTCGCTTCTGGCCTGCTGAAACCTATCATGTGGGCTCCAATCCCCCTTCCTATGACAAGCAGTTTGTCCGGGACTGGCTAGAGACTGCTCAGCTTAATGGCAAGCCTTGGGCCAAGAGCCCTCCAGCCCCAGAGTTGCCAGTAGCTGTGATTGAACAAACTGCTCAAAAGTACCGTGAGGCGCTAGCGCGTTTGACCCAAGCAGGCTAA
- a CDS encoding 5-(carboxyamino)imidazole ribonucleotide synthase, whose product MVQRLEPVLPGSYLGILGGGQLGRMFTQAAQAMGYKVCVLDPDADSPAGSIAEKFIQADYGDLKALTEMALLCASVSTEFENVPAQALDQLESLGAFVAPRSACVSLAQNRIAEKKFLATWKAETNIGPAPHFVIEHDADIAQVPADLLPGILKTARMGYDGKGQITVQNAAELNAAWNQFARVPCVLEKRMDLDFEVSALAVRGHDDTVVVYPVSQNIHRDGILHTSTVPAPSLQSEQEKKIVEAAKALIRKIDYVGVLCIEFFVLKNGEIIANEIAPRPHNSGHYTMDACISSQFEQQVRAMARLPLGDTRLLAPVSMLNLLGDLWFEGIDDQAKEPAWNKVLGHSDAKLHLYGKSVPRIGRKMGHVNCLGETLDDARATCAAVASELGIEP is encoded by the coding sequence ATGGTTCAGCGTTTAGAGCCCGTTTTGCCGGGCTCCTATCTTGGAATTTTAGGTGGTGGTCAACTCGGTCGAATGTTTACCCAAGCTGCTCAAGCAATGGGTTACAAAGTTTGCGTATTAGACCCGGATGCTGATAGTCCCGCTGGATCGATCGCAGAAAAATTTATTCAGGCTGACTATGGAGACTTAAAAGCACTCACAGAAATGGCATTACTTTGTGCTTCTGTCAGCACTGAGTTTGAAAATGTGCCTGCACAAGCTTTAGATCAGCTTGAATCTCTGGGCGCTTTTGTTGCGCCTAGAAGCGCCTGCGTATCCCTGGCGCAAAACCGCATTGCTGAAAAAAAATTCTTAGCTACTTGGAAGGCTGAAACCAATATTGGCCCTGCACCGCATTTTGTGATTGAGCATGATGCCGATATCGCACAGGTGCCTGCAGATTTATTACCCGGAATTTTGAAGACTGCCCGAATGGGTTACGACGGTAAAGGTCAAATCACCGTTCAAAATGCTGCAGAGTTAAATGCTGCTTGGAATCAGTTTGCACGCGTGCCTTGTGTATTAGAAAAGCGCATGGATTTAGATTTTGAGGTTTCAGCTCTTGCAGTACGAGGCCATGACGATACCGTAGTGGTTTATCCAGTTTCACAGAATATTCACCGTGACGGTATTTTGCATACCTCTACAGTTCCAGCACCATCATTACAGTCAGAGCAAGAAAAGAAAATTGTTGAGGCTGCCAAAGCACTCATTCGAAAAATTGATTATGTTGGGGTTTTGTGTATTGAGTTTTTTGTGTTGAAGAACGGTGAAATCATCGCCAATGAAATTGCCCCGCGCCCCCATAATTCCGGACACTATACGATGGATGCCTGCATTAGCAGTCAGTTCGAACAGCAGGTCCGAGCAATGGCTCGCCTTCCTTTGGGCGATACACGATTGCTGGCCCCTGTTTCGATGCTCAACTTATTGGGTGATCTCTGGTTTGAGGGGATTGATGATCAAGCTAAAGAGCCGGCATGGAATAAGGTATTAGGTCACTCAGACGCAAAATTACATCTTTATGGCAAGTCGGTTCCCCGTATCGGTAGAAAAATGGGACACGTTAATTGTCTCGGTGAGACTTTGGACGACGCCAGAGCAACTTGCGCTGCAGTTGCTTCAGAATTGGGAATTGAGCCGTAG